tgtaaacaaattaattatatttagcaTCAAAATCTGTAAGCAGTCagtataataaacattgtCAGAACAACATTTAAGGATCTCGTTGTGGTCATTAAACTCTTTAACGTTAAGCAAATAGTCAATAAAAAGTCCGAAAAcggataatttaaaaaatcaatcTAGAAATCTATTATCAATCAAGAGTAAGAATTGACTTCTTCGTCGAAATAattaagatatttaaaaagaaagaagacaaaataaatttgttaaacaccAATAAAGActagatttttttttgaatttcttcaaataaatacattgttaattatacttaataaattgatGTACGTCCTCAAAACTTTTAACGAATAACAggaaacaaatatatatacatacacacccagaagtgccataaaaataaatgtgcgaTTAAacctttaatttcatttcgaaaGCCAGCGACAGCAGGTTTAGAGCGAAATATCACGCTCAAAATTTTTTTGGTGGTATGAGTCGTTGACAGGGGAATGAAATTGAGGGATTTTAAGCGGGAACGATTTCTGTGGCCCCCTGATATGcttgtacaatatttttttttttttaaatgaaatggtgatcgaaataaataaacgtgTTTACAACGcgttaataacaataaatatttaaattaaaagcctcatattcacattttttataacattattatacaaatctaaatatactaaataagtCATCTGGACTGACggagttatttatttattctatttctgTTGTTGGGATTTGGTTAATGAGAGCAGTCTAGTCGATGCGAACCGACTcatatatattactatattaagCAATAACATGTTGTCcctaattttaataatattttcctatttttgtttctattcGCTTAAATCTACCTATTCTAATTCCCCAATTCTTGCGATATCGACTCAACTTTCACAAGTTTATCATAACCGACctttttaaacatattttaggTAAAGGATATAAAAAATACGTGGTTAGGAAATTATCTTACCTGATTATGTTCctttcttaatttttaagaatcACAACTAAATGTTtcaaaagaatacaaaaacaggttttcaaaaatactattaaaaaaCCATAACGCAAGGACAAAAGACAGAAGCATAACACACATATAGatagtatacatataaaattgaacaaaatgcTGATTTAATATAAAAGTGATATTATGAAGATGTGGAATACTATCTCaattcgaaatttaaattcaaacttGATATATTAATCAATGAATTAGTATTGAATTATCGAATGCCGTACTTATGGAGTTGGGTATGGAATTTATAGTTAAATGTCtttcttcaattttatatgcaatcattgaattaaaaaatcgtCTTTCTCACCAAGGAAAATGTACAGTCTGTTGATAATATTGCCACATCCAATGGGGTGGTATGATTTGCTACACAAAACCCAGAAGTTGTGGGCTTATACTGCTTATTGTGAAATATTACAAGGGATGACAAGGAACTGGATATAAGgcgaaatgtaattttaaatgacaAATCCGCTAAGGAGAGCCGCAAAAATCGGAAAGGTATTAATGCCACAAACGCGttggcaacaactgcaaatacAACCTAAAAAccaaagtaaaatataattagagAAATATTGTAAAGAAACGCGGCTccataaaatcaaatcaaataaaaaataagttaaaagaATGTTTTCTACAAAATGTTTGCCTAGTTTTGTTTCGTTCTTAAAATGTTACTATGTTCTAAtcacaaaattcattttacCTATTTATTAAAGACTaataatatctatatattcTATTGTCTaagaaaatcattaaaaataaattaatagattTACGATGTGCAAGAAGATCTACTTTAATTTTGAGAATTCAGTTGTTCAGCaatgttataaattttaaatagagATTAGCCAAATTGATAAAATAAGTTTGCAGTTAAGAATACTCGATACTCTGCACCAAGCTCAATACACAAAATCACatgcatattaaaaaacaaagcttaaaaattgtaataaataaaaatgataaaagtTCAGTCGTAAGGTCTCATAATAAACGGTTTGTGATTTGTGCTAGTAGGAAAATGCCTCAATCAAAGATTTGATTAATTTGCTTACGCGCAACAATCTTACAGACGGGTGGATAAATTAATTTACGGACAGACAAGAGTCAAGTCGACTTTTAACATTACACGTCTTGTGATATCAAGGACTGTTATGTAAAAACGGATGCCATTTTATGAGCTTCATTCGAGGTTTCgctaagcaacaacaatcgaatGATGGCCAATTATAGACACATGTGTTATTGAATTGTAGTGTCGTATACTTTCTGATAAGAGGAACGATCAAAACTTGTACTTATGTTCAAAAGGTTGGGAAATGTTGTTATCTGACTTAATCACTCTTTCGTCACACAGTTGGTAGCAACAGCCAAATATGTTATCTAGTTACTACAActgttaattataataacaaaaataattatactgCTACCCATACCCTACATACTTACACCAATGAAGCAAACTAATACGCGAAGAGGCATCAATATCGTATAGCGTATAGCGAATCCAATAACCCATATCATAGTTATTTTCCAAGATATGAATTCGTAATGACGATTTGTACGTGTTAACATGTTCCAGCTCTTAAGCTCCTCGGCTTCGAATCGTGATGTTACATCATCCTCGATAATGGCTTCCACGCCCGATTTTACATAATCCAAGcaattttcaaaatcaaaGCAGATCTCCTCCTGTAAGTGCACAATATATAAGTcagtatttaataattcatattattttcatatataaatcaCCTTTTTGGTGCCATTGGTTTTATCATGCGCTGACTCTTGAGCCTCGGGAAGAAGAACGACATCTCGAGTGATCAACACTGATCCGTTTGTAGCTTCATTTGACTCCTTTGCATCGCTACCATCAACTTGTTCTACGCCCGGCGTTTGATCAACATTGATTTTGTCTTTGGCAATCGCTTGATTCACTTTTGACGCCGATTCGATGCTGACTCGACCATACTAAAAGCAagcaatttataattatagttACTAACAAGTTCTTGCGTTCACGCACCTGTGTCCACAgagattatttataattataaaatttacttatttcgaaacgaattttgtatattgtttgaatttaaaatccatttgaataatttccaCTATCAATATTAATGGAATGGGCAATATTTATGCTTTACAAATTACTGGATTTGAAACAAGCTATATTTATGAACTTTGCATTTATCAATGCTTTAGAACAGAGCATACGAATTGCTAAgttagatatatttataaaaataaaaatatctatatatgtaagtagCTATAGATCTCGATAGACACAGATGGAGCCACCACGCTCGTTTttactaaaataatttaatttatttacctCAAATATccttaaaagtatatttacGTATGCCTTTCGAACACCGACCGATTTGTTAATGGCAgataacaaaaccaaaaatgaaacaaatccCGCAAACGGAAtccaacaaatattaattattccATAGAAcattctatataaataatttgaatattgataGAGAAATAAAATCACATTTGACTCGTACGATATAATTAAGCGAAAATAACTACAAACTGATAAATGTAAATAGCACTGGGTTTAAATTTATCGAAAAATcgattaatatttgaaattatcgGGCCCAAGCGCTTTGTAATTTAATGTTGACTTTGGAATATGGAATCAGaacacatttcatttttatgcagCTATAGTGtgaatatatttgttatatcacggactaattattatttaacgtattacagcaaaaaaaagaaagaaataaaaatataacccaaataatttaaattcttttaaattatgtattaattGCGAAAGTGGTATGGAACAAAGAGAGAACATGTTTATCGATCGGCCTATGATAATTGAGCTCATATTTAACAGCCAGCTCCATTTTGGAAATTGTAAGAATTATTAATCTATGAAGTACGGaatagttaaaatatataaaatatcgtcaatttcaaatcaaattattaaaattcaattttgctCAAAGTACAATTTTTTACCGAAAAAGCCATAcgacaatatttttaaatgttcttttatttaattgattcttAATTATTCACTGCTACATactttgtaatatttttaaaactaaaagacCAGCAATCTCGCTACTACATTTACGGAAGCACAATATCGGCAGTGGGGTTTTGAGAGCTCTATACTCTCTACGATGTGTGGTATGATTTCGGTATGCTATAAGACCGACGCTTCCAagtgatttttgtttttatatcgGAGATCGAATGAAAAGCATgcgcaacaaattgaaactgtttgttttgttcaaCAGTAAACAATGATGTGGTACATATAAATGTCCTTACAAAATAACCATTCACAAAAGTTTATACAGGCTCACCAagtgtatataaattttcagAGTGTTTTACATGATGTGTTTTATTAGGATTCTTTTCACATTGATTGaaactatttgtttttttttcagagaGTTTCAGAGCAGGGAAACCTATTATATGacataataaatttcattacatgtaatatttaattggaGCCATTTGACGATTTTGTTGAACAATTCCCTCCAAGAATGTACATTGATTTGTTTGCATCCCTCTCACTGCCATAAATCTTCCCAGCTTTCTTAGCCATCGATCCTAAAAGATCCTGTGACATTTTGTGTGCCGATCTCAATGACAACGACCACTCCTTTAAGCCGATTTCATCCTGTTacacaatataataattttagtaatttcACAAGCTACTAAAAAAAGAAGTATTACCGAGTTTGTCAAAATTATCCTTCCATCGCGACTGCCGTCATTGACACGTATTTGAATGCATTGCTCATTTTTGTATTGAATAAAGTCAGATGAAATATCCTCTACTTGGTCCAAGAATATAAGTTCCGGCTTGTTATTTCCACTTTCAGAATAAAGTTCCAAgctaaaatatgaaaaatttaagcattaaattaaaaaacaaagaaacggaaaacaaaattgattgaaactGTAACTTATAGGAGCTTAATGTTAACGAATAGCATACCGATTTGGATACAACTTAGCATATTTAGTTTGCCATAATGATGCAAACGATCCTCCcaacttttttatataacCATGCAGTATACAATCTGATTCTTTTTCATCGGCATCAAAgtgctgtttttgtttagattttttcttttgctcgaTTTTATCGGTTTCCATGTTGATTGTTTCGAATACTGTTTCAGATACTTCTTGCTGCCACCTGAAGAgaagatttaaatttaatgtacgTCTAcagaatttaaattgttttaactaATCAATAAATTAGGTATAATTTGATAATAGCAGCATTGTCCATCTTTACGTTACGTTAGCTCACCTTTCGGAGATTgttaatgaaaaatgtttatagaGATCCTGGTCACTGTCGTTTAATTTAATGCCCTTGGTATCTTCCTCATCAAAAGATCCAATATCAAAGGCATCGGCGGCATTGACCTCGCCACGAGGTGGTACTAAAGGTggagtatatttttgaatataaactTGATGCCAATCAATTCCCGAAAAGAAATTGTGCATTTTGACTTCATCAGCACTGCAAATATTCAACATTaataagaatttcaaataaaagatATACTACGAAACATACCCGTTTCCCATGCAGCCAAGTCGCTTGGGTACATCTCTTTGCAGAAGCATGTCCAATAAGTTCCGTAGCTCCACAGAAAAGGTATCTGGAAGTTCGACATTCTgcgacacaaaaaaaagtttttttatttctatacaatttattgtaacattttgttaatttatggTTAATGgcaaattattgaaatgacTCACCTATTAAGTGTCAACAAAAAATTGGTAATTATCGTACGATTATGAACGCAAGTGTGAGTTTGTATGATTTGATTTCATCGCGCAAGAGCTTCTTGGCAACGGCATGTATGTGTCGAGGGATTTCAGTAggtgaattattttaaataaaacttttactagaaatgtttatttttcaaacaGTGGATACGTTTAACCAAGTTactcaaaataattattttcgaaCAGCAATTATTCCAATCTAAAAATTAACTATCTAACACAAGTGCTGCAGAATAGAAACAAACTCGCTTGAAAAATGGACATGAATTTCGAAAGAAAACCTAATCAGCcttaaaaagatttttttctcAAAGTCCATGACACTGTCAGTTATTGTCTTAATGATAAGCTAATGCATGTTACTTTATATCTGATCAGTTGTGTGAGTATAAAAAGATTCTATGTGGAttgattgaaatttgttgtcatactaaaattaaatatacaaaaaggtatgtaatgttgtttgtttaaagTGGGATGTGTAATGAATATTAAAggtaaatatatgtacaacagaaaaagttgaaattttgaTTGGATAATAGAATTATAGTAGCATACCATAGTTAATGTCATTCTGTCGATCTCATGTTTATCTTTAGTCTTATGCTGTCGGAATGGTGAATGCCCTTTGAGTAGTTTGTAGAGCATGCAACCGAAACTGAACCAATCGGCACATGAATCATAAGATGTTCCCTTCGATAATACTTCAGGTGACATATATCCATGAGTGCCCACAGAAGCGTGGGGTTTTTTTCTGGAATAGTCACATGCTAATCCTAAATCAGATATTCGAATATGTCCATTTTCATCAAGCAAAATGTTAGCAGGCTTCAGATCGCGATAAACAATACAGCGCTTATGCATATGTTCCAAACCCAAAATGACCTAatggaaaaatcaatttaaataattgggCCTATATGTACAATTTAAACCTATATTACCTCAGCTGCatagaatttcatttcatcttCGTTGAAAACTCCATGTTGTGATAGATGATAATGCAAGTCTCCGCCATTCATTAAATCcaatataaaacacaatttatcCGGGGTATGAAACGCATATGTCATGCACACAATGAACGGGCAATCAATctaaaaaaatcttttataatgaaaatccAATTTGACTTTGAATGAATCAACATACTCCTGTGCTAACTGCTTGCAGCATATTGCGTTCATTTAATGCCAGCATTTCGCCTTGTTTCATCTTAATGCGCTTTTTATCCAAGCATTTCATTGCGTACATTTTTCCTGTATCAGCTTTTCGGCAACCGTAGACCTCTCCAAATCCTCCACGTCCTATTATTCTATGTACGCTAAAGTCATTCATTGATAACTGCGAATAATTTGATGGTTAATAGCTAAAGtaataatttactaaataGTTGGGCGTACCTGTATATTGAGCTCCAGATTCTTCCATTGGCAAAATCTCGTAAATTTGTCACTGCAAAATAAAcagattaaaatttaaagcgTCTGGAAACTAGAGGTTAATGATCTACTAACCTTtctaaaaactttttaaacgGTTTGCCTTTAAGTTGGCCAAAGATTTCCTCCATATATGGCTGTAAAAGAAAACAGAtcaaacaaatacattttttatttagtatttaactTGCACGTAtgaataaactttatttttagtttactaTTTTTGATACTTTCAAAGCTCATGTTAAATGGTCTGGATTCCAAATGATGCCAGATTCTTTATTAATTCAGTACTACTATCAAAAgcgatattaaaatattaagcttaaatctaaaaattctttattttaaaagatgaaGAATCTATCAGGTATGCTGATGActgattaaaaatgtatttattctGTTAGACTTCTACTTAACTTTCGCctaatatatatacaagtatatggtataataatttgtaatattaatagaatagtttaaacaaatttgcttacttcaaataaattcacaggaacttcattttttaataaatacttttggaCATTAGCGACAGCATCTTTCGAGTATTCctaaaaatcaatttgtttaataaatatgtatatttaattaataatttaatgaatattctTACATAAGTGTGTGACAGCATTTCCTCCATTATGAAATTGTCATAAATTTCTCTTGCCAACTTCTTGCGCTCTTCGTAACACTCCgttttttcaaaattctt
This is a stretch of genomic DNA from Drosophila albomicans strain 15112-1751.03 chromosome 3, ASM965048v2, whole genome shotgun sequence. It encodes these proteins:
- the LOC117572045 gene encoding glycerol-3-phosphate acyltransferase 3 isoform X4; translated protein: MFYGIINICWIPFAGFVSFLVLLSAINKSVGVRKAYVNILLRIFEYGRVSIESASKVNQAIAKDKINVDQTPGVEQVDGSDAKESNEATNGSVLITRDVVLLPEAQESAHDKTNGTKKEEICFDFENCLDYVKSGVEAIIEDDVTSRFEAEELKSWNMLTRTNRHYEFISWKITMIWVIGFAIRYTILMPLRVLVCFIGVVFAVVANAFVALIPFRFLRLSLADLSFKITFRLISSSLSSLVIFHNKQYKPTTSGFCVANHTTPLDVAILSTDCTFSLL
- the LOC117572045 gene encoding glycerol-3-phosphate acyltransferase 3 isoform X5, which translates into the protein MFYGIINICWIPFAGFVSFLVLLSAINKSVGVRKAYVNILLRIFEYGRVSIESASKVNQAIAKDKINVDQTPGVEQVDGSDAKESNEATNGSVLITRDVVLLPEAQESAHDKTNGTKKEEICFDFENCLDYVKSGVEAIIEDDVTSRFEAEELKSWNMLTRTNRHYEFISWKITMIWVIGFAIRYTILMPLRVLVCFIGVVFAVVANAFVALIPFRFLRLSLADLSFKITFRLISSSLSSLVIFHNKQYKPTTSGFCVANHTTPLDVAILSTDCTFSLVVWLTLCTAAVGNLKDGKLKRAVVSYVLGQCFGVLSSAISAVITYHNEDNRPSSGICVANHTSPIDVLVLMCDTTYSLIGQRHGGFLGVLQRALARASPHIWFERGEAKDRHLVAERLKQHVSDPNNPPILIFPEGTCINNTSVMQFKKGSFEVGGVIYPVAIKYDPRFGDAFWNSSKYSMMQYLYMMMTSWAIVCDVWYLPPMYRQEGESAIDFANRVKGVIAKQGGLVDLVWDGQLKRMKPKKEWREIQQIEFANRLKSD
- the LOC117572045 gene encoding glycerol-3-phosphate acyltransferase 3 isoform X1 is translated as MFYGIINICWIPFAGFVSFLVLLSAINKSVGVRKAYVNILLRIFEYGRVSIESASKVNQAIAKDKINVDQTPGVEQVDGSDAKESNEATNGSVLITRDVVLLPEAQESAHDKTNGTKKEEICFDFENCLDYVKSGVEAIIEDDVTSRFEAEELKSWNMLTRTNRHYEFISWKITMIWVIGFAIRYTILMPLRVLVCFIGVVFAVVANAFVALIPFRFLRLSLADLSFKITFRLISSSLSSLVIFHNKQYKPTTSGFCVANHTTPLDVAILSTDCTFSLIGQRHGGFLGVLQRALARASPHIWFERGEAKDRHLVAERLKQHVSDPNNPPILIFPEGTCINNTSVMQFKKGSFEVGGVIYPVAIKYDPRFGDAFWNSSKYSMMQYLYMMMTSWAIVCDVWYLPPMYRQEGESAIDFANRVKGVIAKQGGLVDLVWDGQLKRMKPKKEWREIQQIEFANRLKSD
- the LOC117572045 gene encoding glycerol-3-phosphate acyltransferase 3 isoform X3 encodes the protein MFYGIINICWIPFAGFVSFLVLLSAINKSVGVRKAYVNILLRIFEYGRVSIESASKVNQAIAKDKINVDQTPGVEQVDGSDAKESNEATNGSVLITRDVVLLPEAQESAHDKTNGTKKEEICFDFENCLDYVKSGVEAIIEDDVTSRFEAEELKSWNMLTRTNRHYEFISWKITMIWVIGFAIRYTILMPLRVLVCFIGIGQRHGGFLGVLQRALARASPHIWFERGEAKDRHLVAERLKQHVSDPNNPPILIFPEGTCINNTSVMQFKKGSFEVGGVIYPVAIKYDPRFGDAFWNSSKYSMMQYLYMMMTSWAIVCDVWYLPPMYRQEGESAIDFANRVKGVIAKQGGLVDLVWDGQLKRMKPKKEWREIQQIEFANRLKSD
- the LOC117572042 gene encoding G protein-coupled receptor kinase 1 isoform X1; translated protein: MADLEAVLADVSYLMAMEKSKCTPAARASKKLILPDPSVRSVMYKYLEKENELSFHNIFNQIIGYLLFKDFCENDSEEPIQQLKFYEQIKNFEKTECYEERKKLAREIYDNFIMEEMLSHTYEYSKDAVANVQKYLLKNEVPVNLFEPYMEEIFGQLKGKPFKKFLESDKFTRFCQWKNLELNIQLSMNDFSVHRIIGRGGFGEVYGCRKADTGKMYAMKCLDKKRIKMKQGEMLALNERNMLQAVSTGIDCPFIVCMTYAFHTPDKLCFILDLMNGGDLHYHLSQHGVFNEDEMKFYAAEVILGLEHMHKRCIVYRDLKPANILLDENGHIRISDLGLACDYSRKKPHASVGTHGYMSPEVLSKGTSYDSCADWFSFGCMLYKLLKGHSPFRQHKTKDKHEIDRMTLTMNVELPDTFSVELRNLLDMLLQRDVPKRLGCMGNGADEVKMHNFFSGIDWHQVYIQKYTPPLVPPRGEVNAADAFDIGSFDEEDTKGIKLNDSDQDLYKHFSLTISERWQQEVSETVFETINMETDKIEQKKKSKQKQHFDADEKESDCILHGYIKKLGGSFASLWQTKYAKLYPNRLELYSESGNNKPELIFLDQVEDISSDFIQYKNEQCIQIRVNDGSRDGRIILTNSDEIGLKEWSLSLRSAHKMSQDLLGSMAKKAGKIYGSERDANKSMYILGGNCSTKSSNGSN
- the LOC117572042 gene encoding G protein-coupled receptor kinase 1 isoform X3, producing the protein MADLEAVLADVSYLMAMEKSKCTPAARASKKLILPDPSVRSVMYKYLEKENELSFHNIFNQIIGYLLFKDFCENDSEEPIQQLKFYEQIKNFEKTECYEERKKLAREIYDNFIMEEMLSHTYEYSKDAVANVQKYLLKNEVPVNLFEPYMEEIFGQLKGKPFKKFLESDKFTRFCQWKNLELNIQLSMNDFSVHRIIGRGGFGEVYGCRKADTGKMYAMKCLDKKRIKMKQGEMLALNERNMLQAVSTGIDCPFIVCMTYAFHTPDKLCFILDLMNGGDLHYHLSQHGVFNEDEMKFYAAEVILGLEHMHKRCIVYRDLKPANILLDENGHIRISDLGLACDYSRKKPHASVGTHGYMSPEVLSKGTSYDSCADWFSFGCMLYKLLKGHSPFRQHKTKDKHEIDRMTLTMLLRDEIKSYKLTLAFIIVR
- the LOC117572042 gene encoding G protein-coupled receptor kinase 1 isoform X4, whose product is MADLEAVLADVSYLMAMEKSKCTPAARASKKLILPDPSVRSVMYKYLEKENELSFHNIFNQIIGYLLFKDFCENDSEEPIQQLKFYEQIKNFEKTECYEERKKLAREIYDNFIMEEMLSHTYEYSKDAVANVQKYLLKNEVPVNLFEPYMEEIFGQLKGKPFKKFLESDKFTRFCQWKNLELNIQLSMNDFSVHRIIGRGGFGEVYGCRKADTGKMYAMKCLDKKRIKMKQGEMLALNERNMLQAVSTGIDCPFIVCMTYAFHTPDKLCFILDLMNGGDLHYHLSQHGVFNEDEMKFYAAEVILGLEHMHKRCIVYRDLKPANILLDENGHIRISDLGLACDYSRKKPHASVGTHGYMSPEVLSKGTSYDSCADWFSFGCMLYKLLKGHSPFRQHKTKDKHEIDRMTLTM
- the LOC117572042 gene encoding G protein-coupled receptor kinase 1 isoform X2 translates to MADLEAVLADVSYLMAMEKSKCTPAARASKKLILPDPSVRSVMYKYLEKENELSFHNIFNQIIGYLLFKDFCENDSEEPIQQLKFYEQIKNFEKTECYEERKKLAREIYDNFIMEEMLSHTYEYSKDAVANVQKYLLKNEVPVNLFEPYMEEIFGQLKGKPFKKFLESDKFTRFCQWKNLELNIQLSMNDFSVHRIIGRGGFGEVYGCRKADTGKMYAMKCLDKKRIKMKQGEMLALNERNMLQAVSTGIDCPFIVCMTYAFHTPDKLCFILDLMNGGDLHYHLSQHGVFNEDEMKFYAAEVILGLEHMHKRCIVYRDLKPANILLDENGHIRISDLGLACDYSRKKPHASVGTHGYMSPEVLSKGTSYDSCADWFSFGCMLYKLLKGHSPFRQHKTKDKHEIDRMTLTMYDNKFQSIHIESFYTHTTDQI